Proteins encoded together in one Candidatus Dormiibacterota bacterium window:
- a CDS encoding acyl-CoA dehydrogenase family protein produces the protein MASTLDGLTTEQRDVIALVRDFVEREIIPVAHRLEYDDTYPEAIVAKMKELGFFGFAIDEAWGGAGLNMETYARVCEEIARGWMSITGVINTHFIVAFLLQQFGTDDQKQRFLPRMATGEYHAAFSMSEPNCGSDVQAIRTRAVRDNGEYVIDGTKMWVTNGERSTVVATLVKTDPSARPAHRGMACILAEKKYPGLSASKHIHKLGYKGVETTELVFEANRQPEANLLGGVEGRGFQQMMAAIEVGRINVAARGVGVAQRAFELALAYAQERQTFGKPIAEHQAIQFKLADMATKIEAARLLTQKAARTKDRGERTDLESGMAKLFATETCMEAVNEAMRIHGGYGFSREFEIEQLYRDAPLLCIGEGTNEIQRIIIAKRLLERARS, from the coding sequence ATGGCGAGCACCCTGGACGGACTCACCACCGAGCAGCGCGATGTCATCGCCCTGGTCCGCGACTTCGTCGAGCGCGAGATCATCCCGGTGGCCCACAGGCTCGAGTACGACGACACCTACCCCGAGGCGATCGTCGCCAAGATGAAGGAGCTCGGCTTCTTCGGGTTCGCGATCGACGAGGCGTGGGGCGGCGCCGGCCTGAACATGGAGACCTATGCGCGGGTCTGCGAGGAGATCGCGCGCGGCTGGATGTCGATCACCGGGGTGATCAACACCCACTTCATCGTCGCCTTCCTGCTCCAGCAGTTCGGCACCGACGACCAGAAGCAGCGCTTCCTCCCGAGGATGGCCACCGGCGAGTACCACGCCGCCTTCTCGATGAGCGAGCCCAACTGCGGCTCGGACGTGCAGGCGATCCGCACCCGTGCGGTGCGCGACAACGGCGAATACGTGATCGACGGCACCAAGATGTGGGTCACCAACGGCGAGCGTTCCACCGTCGTCGCCACCCTGGTGAAGACCGATCCCAGCGCCAGGCCGGCACACAGGGGGATGGCCTGCATCCTCGCCGAGAAGAAGTACCCGGGTCTCAGCGCCAGCAAGCACATCCACAAGCTCGGCTACAAGGGCGTGGAGACCACCGAGCTGGTCTTCGAGGCCAACCGGCAGCCCGAGGCCAACCTCCTCGGCGGCGTCGAGGGCCGCGGCTTCCAGCAGATGATGGCCGCGATCGAGGTGGGCCGCATCAACGTCGCCGCCCGCGGTGTCGGGGTCGCCCAGCGCGCCTTCGAGCTCGCCCTCGCCTACGCCCAGGAGCGGCAGACCTTCGGCAAGCCCATCGCCGAGCACCAGGCGATCCAGTTCAAGCTCGCCGACATGGCGACCAAGATCGAGGCCGCCCGGCTGCTCACCCAGAAGGCCGCCCGCACCAAGGACCGCGGCGAGCGCACCGACCTCGAGTCGGGGATGGCAAAGCTCTTCGCCACCGAGACCTGCATGGAGGCGGTCAACGAGGCGATGCGCATCCACGGCGGCTACGGCTTCAGCCGCGAGTTCGAGATCGAGCAGCTCTACCGCGACGCGCCGCTGCTGTGCATCGGCGAGGGCACCAACGAGATCCAGCGGATCATCATCGCCAAGCGCCTCCTGGAGCGGGCCAGGAGCTAG